A region from the Sphingomonas sp. S2-65 genome encodes:
- a CDS encoding multidrug effflux MFS transporter, protein MSEPHLTTDSANQAPLRFGEFVALIASMMALTALGIDSMLPALPAIGDTLGVAEPNHRQFIITSYLIGFAVAQLGYGPLSDRFGRRPVLGIALFSYVLTSGLAAISGSFTLLLIARVAMGTAAAGARVVTVALVRDCFAGRAMARVMSLAFMVFMAAPIFAPAFGQGVLSAGGSWRMIFWGVAAVSTLVAAWFWLRMPETLKPEARQSLHPRRIAGDYALMLRDRTAVGYTIATALLSGGLFGFIGSVQQVMDDVFHRPELLTIVFAAVASTMALGSFMNSKLVMKLGTRRISHSALSGLILASGVHLIVALAGLENLWTFAILQALMMGCFGLATSNFSAMAMERMGAIAGTASSLQGFVTTLGGAVIGAFIGQQFNGTTIPLYAGFLSMGVLALGAVLFAERGRLFRPT, encoded by the coding sequence ATGAGCGAACCGCATCTGACCACCGATAGCGCAAACCAGGCGCCGCTCCGCTTCGGCGAATTCGTCGCGCTGATTGCCTCGATGATGGCGCTGACGGCGCTGGGCATCGATTCGATGCTGCCGGCGCTGCCCGCGATTGGCGACACATTGGGAGTCGCGGAGCCGAACCATCGCCAGTTCATCATCACCTCCTACCTGATCGGCTTCGCGGTGGCGCAGCTTGGATACGGTCCGCTTTCGGATCGCTTCGGGCGGAGGCCGGTGCTTGGCATCGCGTTGTTCTCTTATGTTCTGACCAGCGGGCTGGCGGCGATCTCCGGAAGCTTTACGCTCTTGTTGATTGCGCGAGTGGCGATGGGAACGGCCGCCGCTGGTGCGCGAGTGGTGACGGTGGCGCTGGTGCGCGACTGTTTTGCGGGCAGGGCGATGGCGCGCGTGATGAGCCTGGCGTTCATGGTGTTCATGGCCGCGCCGATCTTCGCCCCCGCCTTCGGCCAGGGAGTGCTGTCGGCAGGCGGGTCGTGGCGGATGATCTTCTGGGGCGTTGCCGCGGTTTCGACGCTGGTCGCGGCATGGTTCTGGCTGCGGATGCCCGAGACGCTGAAGCCCGAGGCGCGGCAGTCGCTGCACCCGCGACGCATCGCCGGGGATTATGCGCTGATGCTGCGCGACCGGACTGCGGTCGGCTATACCATTGCAACCGCGCTGCTTTCGGGCGGCCTGTTCGGTTTCATCGGCTCGGTGCAACAGGTCATGGACGACGTGTTCCACCGCCCCGAGCTGCTGACCATCGTGTTCGCCGCAGTCGCCAGCACCATGGCGCTCGGTTCCTTCATGAACTCGAAGCTGGTCATGAAGCTGGGTACGCGGCGTATTTCGCATTCGGCACTCAGCGGGCTGATACTTGCTTCGGGGGTACACTTGATCGTCGCTCTGGCGGGCCTGGAAAATCTGTGGACCTTCGCCATCCTCCAGGCGCTGATGATGGGCTGTTTCGGCCTTGCCACCTCCAACTTCTCGGCAATGGCGATGGAGAGGATGGGCGCGATCGCGGGCACCGCGTCGAGCCTTCAGGGGTTTGTCACGACGCTGGGTGGCGCAGTGATCGGCGCCTTTATCGGCCAGCAGTTCAACGGGACGACGATCCCGCTCTACGCGGGCTTTCTGTCCATGGGCGTGCTGGCGCTTGGCGCGGTGCTGTTCGCCGAGCGAGGCCGGCTGTTCCGTCCGACCTGA
- a CDS encoding MliC family protein — MATPDATEATETAKVDTAREMPQTVTPPAPGEPGGLPDDRTPLSEAPFTEDSAQGAANVVQTYYALIGAGRYKDAWVLWRNGGQASGMSAQAFAGSFARYSEYHANVGAPGRIDAGAGQRYVTVPVQVYGRMKQGNRPFNLLGTATLRRAGGVDGASAEQRRWRIESIDVKPRGEAKPSPSTQPAQPTEDIADNRSNARYRCMDGSRLAGAFDPDNNRVTVSRGGKVLATLRGQRAASGIRYVAKGYELRAKGSDMTFTAPGQPPIACRIIN; from the coding sequence ATGGCTACTCCTGATGCGACCGAGGCCACCGAAACGGCAAAGGTGGATACTGCCCGTGAAATGCCGCAAACGGTGACGCCGCCGGCCCCGGGTGAGCCAGGTGGGCTGCCCGACGACCGGACCCCGCTAAGCGAAGCGCCGTTTACCGAAGACAGCGCCCAGGGTGCGGCCAATGTCGTCCAGACCTATTATGCGCTGATCGGGGCAGGCAGATACAAGGACGCTTGGGTGTTGTGGCGCAATGGCGGCCAGGCATCGGGCATGAGCGCGCAGGCGTTTGCCGGAAGCTTTGCGCGATATTCCGAGTACCATGCCAATGTCGGCGCGCCGGGACGGATCGATGCCGGCGCCGGCCAGCGCTATGTCACGGTGCCGGTGCAGGTCTATGGCCGTATGAAGCAGGGCAACCGGCCGTTCAACCTGCTGGGCACTGCCACGCTGCGTCGCGCGGGCGGCGTGGACGGCGCATCCGCCGAGCAGCGGCGGTGGCGTATTGAGAGCATCGATGTGAAGCCGCGCGGCGAAGCCAAACCATCGCCGAGCACGCAGCCGGCGCAGCCCACCGAGGATATTGCCGACAACCGCTCCAATGCGCGGTACCGCTGCATGGACGGGTCGCGGCTGGCAGGCGCGTTCGATCCGGATAACAACCGAGTCACGGTGTCGCGTGGCGGCAAGGTGCTGGCGACGTTGCGCGGGCAGCGCGCTGCTTCGGGCATCCGCTATGTGGCGAAAGGCTATGAGCTGCGCGCCAAAGGATCGGACATGACGTTCACTGCGCCAGGTCAACCGCCGATCGCCTGCCGCATCATCAACTAG
- a CDS encoding acyl-CoA thioesterase, whose product MTRFTTRITAGPDDIDELGHVNNAVWVKWIQEISVGHWRAVAADAHVDAYIWVITRHEIDYRGNVREGETVTAETWLADSPRGARFDRHMRFIGDDGKVKVEAKTTWAMLDRATGRLVRVTAEVIAPFLA is encoded by the coding sequence ATGACGCGCTTCACCACTCGCATTACCGCCGGGCCCGACGACATCGACGAGCTCGGCCATGTCAATAATGCGGTCTGGGTGAAGTGGATCCAGGAGATCTCGGTCGGCCACTGGCGCGCGGTGGCCGCAGATGCGCATGTCGATGCCTATATCTGGGTCATCACCCGTCACGAGATCGATTATCGCGGCAATGTGCGCGAAGGCGAGACAGTGACGGCGGAGACCTGGCTGGCAGACAGCCCGCGCGGCGCCCGGTTCGACCGCCACATGCGGTTCATCGGGGATGACGGCAAGGTGAAGGTGGAGGCGAAGACCACCTGGGCGATGCTCGACCGCGCCACCGGACGGCTGGTGCGCGTCACCGCGGAGGTGATCGCACCCTTCCTCGCCTGA
- a CDS encoding DNA primase — protein MGGNQVPPHSTDTWDAEGYDEAQRAEIIEATNDAPSNGNILTDIPIDLGDDGDEDDTDDLTMVDDELGEEDDDVAIALDDMREDEIQADLDDEDVDDDDLDDELEDGDHVALRP, from the coding sequence ATGGGCGGCAACCAGGTTCCCCCGCATTCCACCGATACTTGGGATGCGGAAGGCTATGACGAGGCGCAGCGCGCCGAGATCATCGAGGCTACCAACGACGCGCCCAGCAACGGCAACATCCTGACCGACATCCCCATCGACCTGGGCGATGATGGCGACGAGGACGACACCGACGATCTCACCATGGTCGACGACGAGCTTGGCGAAGAGGATGACGACGTCGCCATCGCGCTGGACGACATGCGCGAGGACGAGATTCAGGCCGATCTGGACGACGAGGATGTCGACGACGACGACCTCGACGACGAACTGGAAGACGGCGACCACGTCGCGCTGCGTCCGTGA
- the ppc gene encoding phosphoenolpyruvate carboxylase encodes MASLAIANNPDIRFLGRLLGDVIRAYGGEELFRRIEYIRATSVDRHRGVAGASAIDSGLERLSLDDTLDFVRGFMLFSMLANLAEDRHGASVEHQADMASALERLAGDGIGRDAVKALLDHALVVPVLTAHPTEVRRKSMIDHKNRIAELMALKDLGLDETEDGDKVDEAILRQIALLWQTRVLRREKLGVADEIETVLSYFRDVFLPVMPALYARWDRALGERVPSFLRAGNWIGGDRDGNPFVTADSLRLVLARASETVLAYYLDAVHALGAELSISTEHTAVEEAVLKLADASQDTGRSRQDEPYRRALSGIYARLAATHEALTGKAPARPAPLPGKAYAHPGKLRDELAAIARGLAAEGAGPLASGGALGRLIRAVDTFGFHLATLDMRQNSAVHERVVAELLQAAGVEGDYALLDEAARVALLRRELAGPRLLTSPYADYSEETASELAIVRAAAEAHGKYGRQCITHYIVSMAQSVSDLLEVHVLLKEAGLYVPGEEPQAHVMAIPLFETIGDLEAAPAIMEDWLALPEVATIAAGRGHQEVMIGYSDSNKDGGYLTSTWQLSRGSTALKPVFEQAKLAMQLFHGRGGAVGRGGGSSFSAILAQPPGTVQGRIRITEQGEVIAAKYGTRASAMTNLEAMASATLLASLEPEKLAPADAARFAAAMDQLSDTAFRAYRGLVYETEGFKTFFRQATPIAEIAGLKIGSRPASRKQSDAIEDLRAIPWVFSWAQARVMLPGWYGVGAAVEAFEDKGLLREMSVAWPFFRSMLDNMEQVLAKSDMAIAEHYAALVADASLRDQVFGHIRSGWQSTHDALLTVTRQTRLLEKHPGLETSIRLRLPYIEPLNLLQIELLKRHRAGEDDPRIGEGILLSINAIATALRNSG; translated from the coding sequence ATGGCCAGCCTTGCTATCGCAAACAATCCCGACATCCGCTTTCTCGGTCGCCTGCTCGGCGATGTGATCCGCGCCTATGGCGGCGAGGAGCTGTTCAGGCGCATCGAATATATCCGCGCCACCTCGGTGGACCGCCACCGCGGCGTCGCCGGCGCCAGCGCGATCGATTCCGGGCTGGAGCGGCTGAGCCTGGACGACACCCTCGATTTCGTGCGCGGCTTCATGCTGTTCTCGATGCTCGCCAATCTCGCCGAGGACCGCCACGGCGCGTCGGTCGAGCACCAGGCCGACATGGCCTCGGCGCTGGAGCGCTTGGCGGGCGACGGCATCGGCCGCGACGCAGTGAAGGCGCTGCTCGACCATGCGCTGGTCGTGCCGGTGCTCACCGCGCACCCCACCGAAGTCCGCCGCAAGTCGATGATCGACCACAAGAACCGGATCGCCGAGCTGATGGCGCTCAAGGATCTCGGACTCGACGAGACCGAGGACGGCGACAAAGTCGACGAAGCGATCCTGCGCCAGATCGCCCTGCTGTGGCAGACGCGCGTGCTCCGCCGCGAGAAACTGGGCGTCGCCGACGAGATCGAGACGGTGCTGTCCTACTTCCGCGACGTGTTCCTGCCGGTGATGCCGGCGCTCTACGCCCGCTGGGACCGCGCATTGGGCGAGCGGGTCCCCTCCTTCCTGCGCGCCGGCAACTGGATCGGTGGCGACCGCGACGGCAATCCGTTCGTAACCGCGGACTCGCTGCGCCTCGTCCTCGCCCGCGCCAGCGAGACCGTGCTCGCTTATTATCTCGACGCGGTGCACGCGCTCGGCGCCGAGCTGTCGATCTCGACCGAGCACACCGCGGTCGAGGAGGCCGTGCTGAAGCTGGCCGACGCCAGCCAGGATACCGGCCGCAGCCGCCAGGACGAACCCTATCGCCGCGCCTTGTCGGGCATCTATGCCCGGCTCGCAGCGACGCATGAGGCGCTGACCGGCAAGGCCCCTGCCCGCCCCGCGCCGCTTCCCGGCAAGGCCTATGCCCATCCCGGCAAGTTGCGCGACGAACTCGCCGCGATCGCTCGCGGGCTTGCCGCGGAAGGCGCAGGCCCGCTCGCCAGCGGCGGCGCGCTCGGCCGGCTGATCCGCGCGGTCGACACCTTCGGCTTCCACCTCGCGACGCTCGACATGCGCCAGAACAGCGCCGTCCACGAGCGCGTCGTCGCCGAGCTGCTCCAGGCCGCTGGCGTGGAAGGCGACTATGCCCTGCTCGACGAAGCGGCGCGCGTGGCGCTGCTCCGCCGCGAACTGGCTGGCCCGCGGCTGCTCACCAGCCCCTATGCCGACTATTCGGAGGAGACCGCGTCCGAGCTGGCCATCGTCCGCGCCGCTGCCGAGGCGCACGGCAAGTACGGGCGCCAGTGCATCACCCACTACATCGTCTCGATGGCGCAGTCGGTCTCCGACCTGCTCGAAGTGCACGTGCTGCTCAAGGAGGCCGGCCTCTATGTGCCCGGCGAGGAGCCGCAGGCGCACGTCATGGCGATCCCCCTTTTCGAGACGATCGGCGATCTGGAAGCCGCTCCCGCGATCATGGAGGACTGGCTTGCACTCCCCGAAGTGGCGACGATCGCTGCCGGGCGCGGTCATCAGGAAGTGATGATCGGCTATTCGGACTCCAACAAGGACGGGGGTTATCTCACCTCGACCTGGCAGCTCTCGCGCGGCTCCACTGCGCTCAAGCCGGTTTTCGAACAGGCCAAGCTCGCCATGCAGCTGTTCCATGGCCGCGGTGGCGCCGTCGGGCGCGGCGGCGGCTCCAGCTTCTCGGCGATCCTCGCCCAGCCTCCCGGCACGGTGCAGGGCCGCATCCGCATCACCGAACAGGGCGAAGTGATCGCTGCCAAATACGGCACGCGGGCAAGCGCGATGACCAACTTGGAAGCGATGGCCTCCGCCACTCTGCTCGCCAGCCTGGAGCCCGAAAAGCTGGCCCCGGCGGACGCAGCCCGCTTCGCCGCGGCAATGGACCAGCTGTCCGACACTGCCTTCAGGGCCTATCGCGGCCTCGTCTACGAGACCGAAGGCTTCAAGACCTTCTTCCGTCAGGCGACGCCGATCGCCGAGATTGCAGGCCTCAAGATCGGTTCGCGTCCTGCCAGCCGCAAGCAGTCCGATGCCATCGAGGACCTGCGCGCCATTCCCTGGGTGTTCAGCTGGGCGCAGGCGCGCGTGATGCTGCCAGGCTGGTACGGCGTCGGCGCCGCGGTGGAGGCGTTCGAGGACAAGGGCCTGCTCCGCGAGATGTCGGTCGCCTGGCCCTTCTTCCGCTCGATGCTCGACAATATGGAGCAGGTGCTCGCCAAGTCCGACATGGCGATCGCCGAACATTATGCCGCGCTGGTCGCGGATGCGAGCCTTCGCGACCAGGTGTTCGGCCATATCCGCTCGGGCTGGCAATCGACTCACGACGCCCTGCTCACCGTCACTCGGCAGACTCGGCTGCTGGAGAAGCATCCTGGGCTGGAGACCTCGATCCGCCTGCGCCTGCCCTATATCGAGCCGCTAAACCTGCTCCAGATCGAGCTGCTCAAGCGCCACCGCGCAGGCGAAGACGATCCCCGGATCGGCGAAGGCATCCTGCTGTCGATCAACGCCATCGCCACCGCGCTGCGAAACAGCGGCTGA
- a CDS encoding oxygenase MpaB family protein, which produces MNPATLAARSLKTALVGQVRSVFHDQNRGERPVVRRADGLFGPGSVTWRVHGDVTSMMVGGVASLLLQMLHPAVLAGVWDHSGFREDMHGRLRRTARFIAVTSYGSRAEAEAMIAKVRQVHGFVHGTLPDGTPYRADDPRLLAWVHVTESISFLDAWRRYAEPGMSLADQDRYFAEVAQVGEKLGADPVPRSRAEAEALIEAMRPELLVDARTRDVAHVLLNQPAPSLATKPFQALTFQAAIDLLPPWARRMHGLSGPGLAAPAVRAVTRGAAETMRWAFR; this is translated from the coding sequence ATGAATCCCGCCACGCTTGCCGCCCGTTCGCTGAAGACCGCTTTGGTGGGGCAAGTGCGTTCGGTGTTCCACGACCAGAACCGGGGCGAGCGCCCGGTGGTGCGGCGTGCGGACGGCCTGTTCGGGCCGGGCTCCGTTACCTGGCGGGTGCATGGCGACGTTACCAGCATGATGGTGGGCGGGGTGGCATCGCTCCTGCTCCAGATGCTGCATCCCGCCGTGCTGGCCGGGGTGTGGGACCATTCGGGCTTTCGCGAGGACATGCACGGGCGGCTGCGGCGCACGGCGCGCTTCATCGCGGTGACCAGCTATGGCTCGCGGGCCGAGGCCGAGGCGATGATCGCCAAGGTGCGGCAGGTGCATGGCTTCGTGCACGGCACCCTGCCCGATGGCACGCCCTACCGCGCCGACGACCCGCGGCTGCTCGCCTGGGTGCATGTGACCGAGAGCATCAGTTTCCTCGACGCCTGGCGGCGCTATGCCGAGCCCGGCATGTCGCTGGCCGATCAGGACCGGTATTTCGCCGAAGTGGCGCAGGTCGGCGAGAAGCTTGGCGCCGATCCGGTGCCGCGCAGCCGCGCCGAGGCCGAGGCGCTGATCGAGGCGATGCGCCCCGAACTGCTGGTCGACGCACGAACCCGGGACGTGGCGCATGTCCTGCTCAACCAGCCCGCGCCGAGCCTGGCGACCAAGCCGTTCCAGGCGCTGACCTTCCAGGCTGCCATCGACCTGTTGCCGCCTTGGGCGAGGCGGATGCACGGGCTGTCCGGGCCCGGCCTGGCAGCGCCGGCGGTGCGTGCGGTTACCCGCGGCGCCGCCGAGACGATGCGCTGGGCGTTTCGCTAG
- a CDS encoding homoserine dehydrogenase produces the protein MTEPLRIALAGLGTVGAGVIRLLDANGELIARRAGRPIEVVAVSARDRSKDRGIDIARFDWVDDTAELARHPQADVVVELVGGSDGPAVALVRAALSAGKHVVTANKAMIAHHGLELARAAETTNVALKFEAAVAGGVPVIKGLREGAAANVVMRVYGILNGTCNFILSKMEAEGRDFADILAEAQRLGYAEADPSFDIDGVDAAHKLSILASLAFGTEPAFGEVAISGIRHILAEDIAEAAALGFRVRLLGLADAGPHGLFQRVHPHLIPLSHPLAHVTGSTNAVVAEGNFVGRLLFQGAGAGDGPTASAVVADLIDIARGEFGPAYAMPAAALAAQPRADAGERRARAYVRLTVTDKVGVLAEIAAAMRDAGVSIESLIQRAAKPDGSVLVAIVTHEVPERSVAHALEKLRGSQSLVDEPMWMHILDD, from the coding sequence ATGACCGAACCGCTTCGCATCGCACTGGCTGGCCTTGGCACCGTGGGCGCGGGCGTGATCCGGTTGCTGGACGCCAATGGCGAACTGATCGCTCGGCGTGCCGGACGCCCGATCGAAGTCGTCGCCGTGTCTGCGCGGGACCGGTCCAAGGACCGCGGCATCGACATCGCTCGATTCGACTGGGTGGACGATACCGCCGAACTCGCTCGCCATCCTCAAGCCGATGTGGTGGTCGAACTGGTCGGTGGATCCGATGGGCCGGCAGTCGCCTTGGTCCGGGCTGCATTGTCCGCAGGCAAGCATGTGGTGACCGCCAACAAGGCGATGATCGCGCACCACGGACTGGAACTCGCGCGCGCCGCCGAAACCACCAACGTCGCGCTGAAGTTCGAAGCCGCGGTCGCGGGCGGCGTGCCGGTGATCAAGGGTCTGCGCGAGGGCGCGGCCGCCAATGTCGTGATGCGCGTCTATGGCATCCTAAACGGCACCTGCAATTTCATCCTGTCCAAGATGGAAGCCGAGGGCCGCGACTTCGCCGACATTCTCGCCGAGGCGCAGCGCCTTGGCTATGCCGAAGCCGACCCCAGCTTCGACATCGACGGGGTCGATGCTGCGCACAAGCTCTCGATCCTAGCGAGCCTCGCCTTCGGCACCGAACCGGCGTTCGGCGAAGTCGCGATCAGCGGGATCCGTCACATCTTGGCCGAGGACATCGCCGAGGCCGCGGCGCTCGGCTTCCGGGTTCGTCTGCTCGGCCTGGCCGACGCCGGGCCGCACGGTCTGTTCCAGCGCGTCCACCCGCACCTCATCCCGCTCAGCCACCCTCTGGCGCACGTCACCGGTTCGACCAACGCGGTTGTGGCCGAAGGCAATTTTGTCGGCCGCCTGCTGTTCCAGGGGGCTGGCGCCGGCGACGGCCCCACTGCGAGCGCAGTGGTCGCCGACCTGATCGACATCGCCCGCGGCGAGTTCGGCCCGGCCTATGCCATGCCCGCCGCCGCGCTGGCTGCTCAACCCCGCGCCGATGCGGGCGAGCGCCGCGCCCGTGCCTATGTCCGCCTGACCGTCACCGACAAGGTCGGCGTACTGGCGGAGATTGCTGCCGCCATGCGCGATGCCGGCGTCTCGATCGAAAGCCTGATCCAGCGCGCAGCCAAGCCCGACGGTAGCGTCCTGGTGGCGATCGTCACCCACGAGGTGCCGGAGCGCAGCGTTGCACACGCTCTGGAAAAGCTGCGCGGTTCGCAGAGCCTGGTCGATGAGCCGATGTGGATGCACATCCTCGACGACTGA
- a CDS encoding isopenicillin N synthase family dioxygenase, whose amino-acid sequence MSNILAEIPALSLADQQSDPEGFAQAFGQSFQRFGFAVVRDHGVPQDLIDRAWTMTKAFFDLPEDEKRSYFVEGGGGARGYTPFKTEIAKGASHVDLKEFWHIGRQLAAGHRFEANMSPNIWPERPEGFRETFIELFAAFDTAGDKLLSAIARYLGLDPSWFDPAVKDGNSVLRLLHYPPVAADAPEVRAGAHEDINLITLLLGAEEAGLELLDRDGQWLPLKPPEGAMVVNVGDMLQRLTNHVLPSTTHRVVNPPAERRGNSRYSMPFFLHPAPDFLIQTLPSTITAENPNRYPEPISAHDYLHQRLVEIGLIKK is encoded by the coding sequence ATGTCCAATATTCTTGCTGAAATCCCGGCGCTTTCGCTCGCGGACCAGCAGTCCGATCCGGAAGGCTTCGCCCAGGCGTTCGGCCAGTCCTTTCAGCGCTTCGGCTTCGCGGTCGTGCGCGATCACGGCGTTCCCCAGGATCTGATCGACCGCGCCTGGACGATGACCAAGGCGTTCTTCGACCTGCCCGAAGACGAGAAGCGCAGCTATTTCGTCGAAGGCGGCGGCGGCGCCCGCGGCTACACCCCGTTCAAGACCGAAATCGCTAAGGGCGCCAGCCATGTCGACCTCAAAGAGTTCTGGCACATCGGCCGCCAGCTTGCCGCCGGCCACCGCTTCGAAGCGAACATGTCGCCCAACATCTGGCCCGAGCGGCCCGAGGGTTTTCGCGAGACCTTCATCGAACTGTTCGCGGCGTTCGACACTGCGGGCGACAAGCTGCTCTCCGCAATCGCCCGCTATCTCGGCCTGGATCCCAGCTGGTTCGATCCGGCGGTGAAGGACGGCAACTCGGTCCTGCGCCTGCTCCACTACCCACCGGTTGCCGCCGACGCGCCGGAAGTCCGCGCTGGCGCGCACGAGGATATCAACCTCATCACTTTGCTGCTCGGTGCTGAGGAAGCCGGGCTCGAGTTGCTCGACCGCGACGGCCAGTGGCTGCCGCTCAAGCCACCAGAGGGCGCGATGGTTGTGAACGTCGGCGACATGCTTCAGCGGCTGACCAACCATGTCCTTCCGTCCACTACCCACCGGGTCGTCAATCCGCCTGCCGAGCGTCGCGGCAACTCGCGCTATTCTATGCCCTTCTTCCTGCACCCGGCGCCCGACTTCCTCATCCAGACGCTGCCGTCCACGATCACGGCGGAGAACCCGAACCGCTATCCCGAGCCGATCAGCGCCCATGACTATCTCCACCAGCGGCTGGTCGAGATTGGGCTGATCAAGAAGTAA